One bacterium DNA segment encodes these proteins:
- a CDS encoding protoheme IX farnesyltransferase yields the protein MDRQKWKDYLSLTKPRIGFMVLISTSMGYFLGAGTIEPLPRFLFALFGTFLTVAGSAVLNNFVERELDKRMQRTAKRPLPAGRITPASALSFGTTLVLSGTAILVGQVNLLTGFLALLSAFLYVLVYTPLKRITWLNT from the coding sequence ATGGATAGACAAAAATGGAAAGATTATCTTTCGCTCACGAAGCCACGGATCGGTTTCATGGTGCTCATTTCAACCTCCATGGGATACTTTCTCGGTGCTGGTACAATCGAGCCGCTTCCACGATTCCTCTTTGCACTATTCGGAACATTTCTCACGGTCGCTGGTTCAGCTGTCCTCAATAACTTCGTTGAGCGAGAGTTAGATAAGCGCATGCAGCGAACCGCAAAGCGCCCCCTTCCAGCCGGACGCATCACGCCAGCAAGTGCGCTCTCATTTGGTACAACTCTGGTGCTCAGCGGAACAGCTATCCTTGTGGGGCAGGTGAACCTCCTAACAGGCTTTCTCGCACTCTTAAGCGCGTTTCTCTATGTGTTGGTATATACTCCGCTTAAGCGGATTACCTGGCTTAATACCAT